One part of the Chloroflexia bacterium SDU3-3 genome encodes these proteins:
- a CDS encoding 2,3-bisphosphoglycerate-independent phosphoglycerate mutase has protein sequence MLVIRDGWGEREETEANGVKLANTPNDDAWRKAYPWTLVRAAEKYVGLPMGQMGNSEVGHTNLGAGFVVRQDITIIDDSIEDGTFFEDGVLVDAYNHAKKNDGQVHIIGLLGSGGVHSHVNHEKALLEMAVRTGVEQVYVHMFTDGRDAPPQSGIAFARDLLSFMHEKNVGQVASVIGRYYAMDRDKRWERTKLAYDLLVNGIGTPASDALTAIQRSYDEGVTDEFIKPAVIVDAAGAPVATVKPGDTVIFFNFRSDRGRQLTRVFTLPKFDGFERELLKDLYFVTMTEYEKDLPVHVAFENDDVAMPLARVISDAGLSQFHSAETEKYPHVTFFFNGGREEPHPGEDWQVVPSPRDVATYDLKPEMSAHGVRDEVLKAIESEKYDFILVNFANPDMVGHTGVIPAVIKACEVVDECTGQIIEALLAKGGAAIVMADHGNAELMIDPATGGPHTAHTTNPVPTFLIAPADAGLGLGQVSLRAGGKLADIAPTVLDLMGLPKPAAMTGESLVVRK, from the coding sequence ATGCTGGTGATCCGCGACGGCTGGGGTGAGCGCGAGGAGACCGAGGCCAATGGCGTGAAGCTGGCCAACACCCCCAACGACGACGCATGGCGCAAGGCCTACCCCTGGACTCTGGTGCGCGCCGCCGAGAAGTATGTGGGCCTGCCCATGGGCCAGATGGGCAACTCCGAGGTGGGCCACACCAACCTCGGCGCTGGCTTTGTGGTGCGCCAGGACATCACGATCATCGACGACTCGATCGAGGACGGCACCTTCTTCGAGGATGGCGTGCTTGTGGATGCCTACAACCACGCCAAGAAGAACGATGGCCAGGTCCACATCATCGGCCTGCTCGGCTCGGGCGGCGTGCACAGCCACGTGAACCACGAGAAGGCCCTGCTGGAGATGGCCGTGCGCACCGGCGTCGAGCAGGTCTACGTCCACATGTTCACCGATGGCCGCGACGCCCCGCCCCAGAGCGGCATCGCCTTCGCGCGCGACCTGCTGAGCTTCATGCACGAGAAGAATGTGGGCCAGGTGGCCAGCGTGATCGGGCGCTACTACGCCATGGACCGCGATAAGCGCTGGGAGCGCACCAAGCTGGCCTACGATCTGCTGGTCAACGGCATCGGTACCCCGGCCAGCGACGCGCTCACCGCCATCCAGCGCTCGTACGACGAGGGCGTGACCGACGAGTTCATCAAGCCCGCCGTGATCGTGGATGCCGCTGGTGCGCCGGTGGCCACCGTGAAGCCGGGCGACACGGTGATCTTCTTCAACTTCCGCTCGGATCGTGGTCGCCAGCTCACCCGTGTGTTCACGCTGCCCAAGTTCGACGGCTTCGAGCGCGAGCTGCTCAAAGATCTCTACTTCGTGACCATGACCGAGTACGAGAAGGATCTGCCAGTGCACGTGGCCTTCGAGAACGACGATGTGGCCATGCCGCTGGCCCGCGTGATCAGCGATGCTGGCCTCAGCCAGTTCCACTCGGCGGAGACCGAGAAGTACCCGCACGTCACCTTCTTCTTCAACGGCGGGCGCGAGGAGCCGCACCCCGGCGAGGACTGGCAGGTGGTGCCCTCGCCGCGCGACGTGGCCACCTACGACCTCAAGCCCGAGATGAGCGCCCACGGCGTGCGCGACGAGGTGCTGAAGGCCATCGAGTCCGAGAAGTACGACTTTATCCTGGTCAACTTCGCCAACCCCGACATGGTCGGTCACACCGGCGTCATCCCGGCGGTGATCAAGGCCTGCGAGGTGGTGGATGAGTGCACCGGCCAGATCATCGAGGCGCTGCTGGCCAAGGGCGGCGCGGCGATCGTGATGGCCGACCACGGCAACGCCGAGCTGATGATCGACCCGGCGACCGGCGGCCCGCACACCGCCCACACCACCAACCCCGTGCCCACCTTCCTGATCGCCCCGGCGGATGCTGGCCTGGGCCTCGGGCAGGTGTCGCTGCGCGCGGGTGGTAAGCTGGCCGACATCGCCCCCACGGTGCTCGACCTGATGGGCCTGCCCAAGCCCGCCGCCATGACCGGCGAGAG